The following are from one region of the Anabas testudineus chromosome 2, fAnaTes1.2, whole genome shotgun sequence genome:
- the LOC113164657 gene encoding calcium/calmodulin-dependent 3',5'-cyclic nucleotide phosphodiesterase 1C-like, with translation MTEATSKKQGFKKCRSATFSIDGFSFTIVANEAGESNRRPLAPIARSQSQNVLCTAVTAGVDVTDHKRSLMDPRSPEEILADELPNPDAPDAMEKTAIRLRCLVKQLEKGEASVVDLKKNLEFAASVLENLYFEETRRLAEPEDELSDIQSDTVPSEVRDWLASTFTRQRALMLHRSEDKPRFRSIVHAVQAGIFVERIYRRTSNMAGLSYPPNVITVLKNMNMWSFDVFALNEASGDHALKFVFYELLTRYDLINRFKVPISALLSFLDSLEVGYSKYKNPYHNLVHAADVTQTIHYLLLKTGMVHWLSDLEIFAIIFAAAIHDFEHTGTTNNFHIQTRSETAMLYNDRAVLENHHVSAAYRLLQSEDDMNILVNLSKGDWRELRTLVVEMVLATDMSCHFQQIKAMKSSLQQPEEIDKPKVLSLLLHTADISHPSKRWELHHRWTASLLEEFFQQGDKEAEMGLPFSPLCDRKATMVAQSQIGFIDFIVEPTFAVMTEMIEKIVTPLIEEASRTGLAGVRRSSVNSICGSDGKHSSVKSNCSEGSCCLTTVDFKSVKVTWHQEIHHNRELWKAKADKGTHTDLLPDPLIDCSAINGTTSVIHS, from the exons ATGACAGAGGCAACCTCCAAAAAGCAGGGATTTAAAAAGTGTCGGAGTGCCACTTTCAGCATTGATGGCTTCAGCTTCACCATCG TTGCCAACGAGGCTGGAGAAAGCAACCGCCGTCCCCTGGCCCCCATTGCAC GCTCACAGTCCCAGAATGTGCTATGCACCGCTGTGACAGCTGGTGTTGACGTCACTGACCACAAAAGAAGTCTGATGGACCCACGCAGCCCCGAAGAGATCCTGGCTGATGAGCTGCCAAACCCAGATGCACCTGATGCCATGGAGAAGACGGCTATCAG GTTGCGATGTCTTGTAAAGCAGCTGGAGAAGGGAGAGGCATCTGTGGTGGACCTGAAGAAAAACCTGGAGTTTGCTGCCTCTGTTCTGGAAAATCTGTACTTTGAGGAAACCAG GCGGCTGGCAGAGCCAGAAGATGAGTTGAGTGACATCCAGTCAGACACAGTGCCGTCAGAGGTCCGTGACTGGTTAGCTTCCACTTTTACCCGGCAGAGGGCCCTGATGCTCCACCGCAGTGAAGACAAGCCTCGCTTCCGCAGCATTGTCCATGCAGTACAGGCTGGCATCTTTGTGGAGAG GATATACAGACGAACCTCCAACATGGCTGGTTTGAGTTATCCCCCAAATGTCATCACTGTGCTCAAG aACATGAACATGTGGTCTTTTGATGTGTTTGCACTGAATGAAGCTAGTGGAGACCATGCTCTGAAATTTGTCTTCTATGAACTGCTCACCAGATATGACTTGATCAATCGTTTCAAG GTCCCTATTTCTGCTCTCCTATCATTTTTGGATTCGTTGGAGGTGGGCTACAGCAAATACAAGAACCCCTACCACAATCTGGTGCATGCTGCTGATGTCACGCAGACCATCCATTACCTGCTCCTCAAGACTGGCATGGTG CACTGGCTAAGTGACTTGGAGATCTTTGCCATAATCTTTGCAGCTGCCATCCATGACTTTGAACATACAGGAACCACCAACAACTTCCATATCCAGACCAG GTCAGAAACAGCCATGTTGTACAATGACCGAGCTGTTCTGGAAAACCACCATGTCAGCGCTGCCTATCGCCTTCTACAGAGCGAGGATGACATGAACATCCTCGTTAATCTTTCCAAAGGTGACTGGAG AGAACTGCGGACTCTGGTAGTGGAGATGGTGTTGGCCACTGACATGTCCTGTCACTTCCAGCAGATCAAAGCCATGAAAAGCTCTTTACAGCAGCCTGAGGA GATTGATAAACCAAAGGTCTTATCCCTGTTGTTGCACACTGCTGACATCAGCCACCCTTCCAAGCGCTGGGAGCTGCATCACCGCTGGACCGCATCATTGTTGGAGGAGTTCTTCCAGCAG GGTGATAAAGAAGCAGAGATGGGTCTGCCATTCTCCCCTCTCTGTGACCGCAAAGCCACCATGGTGGCCCAGTCCCAGATTG GATTCATTGACTTCATCGTGGAGCCAACATTTGCTGTGATGACAGAAATGATTGAGAAGATTGTGACACCACTAATTGAGGAGGCATCTCGCACTGGATTGGCCGGTGTCAGACGCTCTAG TGTCAACAGTATCTGTGGGAGCGATGGAAAGCATTCGAGTGTGAAGAGTAACTGCTCCGAGGGCAGCTGCTGTCTGACCACAGTGGACTTTAAGAGCGTCAAGGTGACATGGCACCAAGAGATTCATCACAACAGGGAGTTATGGAAGGCAAAGGCAGACAAAGGTACTCACACTGACCTACTCCCTGACCCACTG ATCGACTGCTCAGCCATCAATGGAACGACAtctgtcattcattcataa